A region of Sugiyamaella lignohabitans strain CBS 10342 chromosome A, complete sequence DNA encodes the following proteins:
- the PIK1 gene encoding 1-phosphatidylinositol 4-kinase (Phosphatidylinositol 4-kinase; catalyzes first step in the biosynthesis of phosphatidylinositol-4,5-biphosphate; may control cytokinesis through the actin cytoskeleton; may control nonselective autophagy and mitophagy through trafficking of Atg9p; GO_component: GO:0005634 - nucleus [Evidence IEA,IEA]; GO_component: GO:0005634 - nucleus [Evidence IDA] [PMID 10587649]; GO_component: GO:0005634 - nucleus [Evidence IDA] [PMID 16365163]; GO_component: GO:0005634 - nucleus [Evidence IDA] [PMID 8194527]; GO_component: GO:0005802 - trans-Golgi network [Evidence IDA] [PMID 10587649]; GO_component: GO:0005802 - trans-Golgi network [Evidence IDA] [PMID 16365163]; GO_function: GO:0004430 - 1-phosphatidylinositol 4-kinase activity [Evidence IEA,IEA]; GO_function: GO:0004430 - 1-phosphatidylinositol 4-kinase activity [Evidence IMP] [PMID 10587649]; GO_function: GO:0004430 - 1-phosphatidylinositol 4-kinase activity [Evidence IDA] [PMID 8194527]; GO_function: GO:0004430 - 1-phosphatidylinositol 4-kinase activity [Evidence IDA] [PMID 8248783]; GO_function: GO:0005524 - ATP binding [Evidence IEA]; GO_function: GO:0016301 - kinase activity [Evidence IEA]; GO_function: GO:0000166 - nucleotide binding [Evidence IEA]; GO_function: GO:0016773 - phosphotransferase activity, alcohol group as acceptor [Evidence IEA]; GO_function: GO:0016740 - transferase activity [Evidence IEA]; GO_function: GO:0016772 - transferase activity, transferring phosphorus-containing groups [Evidence IEA]; GO_process: GO:0006661 - phosphatidylinositol biosynthetic process [Evidence IEA]; GO_process: GO:0046854 - phosphatidylinositol phosphorylation [Evidence IEA]; GO_process: GO:0046854 - phosphatidylinositol phosphorylation [Evidence IMP] [PMID 10587649]; GO_process: GO:0046854 - phosphatidylinositol phosphorylation [Evidence IDA] [PMID 8194527]; GO_process: GO:0046854 - phosphatidylinositol phosphorylation [Evidence IDA] [PMID 8248783]; GO_process: GO:0048015 - phosphatidylinositol-mediated signaling [Evidence IEA]; GO_process: GO:0016310 - phosphorylation [Evidence IEA]), producing the protein MGGGRPSRTENGSDSISNSQSGIGSGSVTRTGSGSGLGTGSALGSIIGSAIGSKSRSVSNSSSIGPGSGGGYSLLLRFIESSHFSLFLCVSYLERYADNLGIHYHLCNKIRTYPPAEVEFFLPQLVQLHVTVETESMALEDLLIELCDDSTHCTLLVFWQLQAHLTESSTEPESYGFQVCKRLYNKLQYLLFNVGSAPSHKLRENTGPAIILASLFASGVGMPAAPGFIKPLMVSQGRKQRTHIFHIATKLLRSKSTSNVTATDNSKKSESEDANSGPPVMRRVRTASTVTVSTTGSTSRVASVSSVASVRTSTTTVPAITDAEADSSIVSEAGATGNASSLNVSRTAGPALKSQRSTRLIKDDVYLRGKTEALSLPDLSSSSYRNRANSDASPPLSPVIVGRRVTSNPTSQVPRQELVRQLKTNYFRCETQFVYALQSISTRLLQVPKQARLAALRVELALINRDLPAEVDIPLLLPTRTNGPNPTQNRIVRISPAEATVLNSAEKVPFLMLIEFLRDDVDFNPDSEKNKHLLSNKTDRRYIFDMAYLHDQRKKERGIAGDASTEIADDEDDDVDYNELNGNDELIPPTEERDVGDMSMVGLYYEGHSGQPDALTASISALPFHASHNDSSSSPRASNLSFSSSYVSPASSSSNNNNIDITDLATHMRTAAIMLTQLDGANGSKLPRDEIASIKAKIIANMQSMEDHTMNPTTIFKGEAGERKLENDLKTAGIGASDDPSAANLGEDWTLRKERIRRTSPYGHLPNWDLFSVIAKTGFDLRQEAFACQLIEASNKIWADSGVSVWVKKMRILITSESTGLVETITNGLSIHSIKKALTNASIANGTNPKGTIASLSEHFEKKFGARGSDTHNEALSCFAKSLAPYSILSYILQIKDRHNGNILLDNYGHIIHIDFGFLLSNSPGQFGFEAAPFKLTQEYVDLMGGVDSEYFQQFRYLLKQTFKTLRKHAESIIILVEMMSRDSNLPCFSSGPATSLQLRQRFQLHLSDTEVDQFVDNVLIQKSLGSIYTRLYDQFQLLTQGIYS; encoded by the coding sequence ATGGGCGGTGGTAGGCCCAGCCGGACGGAGAATGGATCAGATTCAATATCCAACAGCCAATCTGGAATCGGTTCTGGTTCGGTTACCAGAACAGGGTCTGGATCTGGTCTTGGAACTGGCTCAGCTCTAGGATCAATCATTGGGTCTGCTATTGGGTCCAAATCGAGATCCGTTTCAAATAGCAGTAGCATTGGACCAGGGTCTGGTGGAGGATATTCTCTTCTGCTGAGGTTTATCGAATCTTCACATTTCTCACTCTTTTTATGTGTATCGTATCTGGAGCGATATGCTGATAATTTGGGAATTCATTATCATTTGTGTAACAAAATTCGAACCTACCCACCGGCAGAAGTCGAGTTTTTCCTTCCTCAGCTAGTACAATTGCATGTTACAGTTGAGACAGAGTCTATGGCTCTAGAAGATCTATTGATAGAGCTTTGTGATGATTCTACTCATTGTACGTTACTGGTGTTTTGGCAGTTACAAGCACATCTTACTGAGTCGTCTacagaaccagaatcaTATGGGTTCCAGGTCTGCAAGAGATTGTATAATAAACttcaatatttattatttaatgtTGGTTCGGCTCCTAGTCACAAGTTACGGGAAAATACTGGTCCAGCAATTATTCTTGCTTCATTATTTGCATCTGGAGTTGGCATGCCTGCTGCTCCGGGATTCATCAAACCCTTAATGGTATCACAGGGTCGGAAACAGAGAACTCATATCTTTCATATTGCAACCAAGCTTTTACGGAGCAAGTCTACATCGAACGTAACAGCCACTGACAACTCTAAGAAATCGGAATCTGAAGATGCTAATTCTGGTCCTCCTGTTATGAGAAGAGTAAGAACTGCCAGTACTGTAACCGTCAGTACTACGGGATCCACAAGTAGAGTCGCATCTGTTTCATCGGTCGCATCTGTTCGAACATCTACAACTACTGTGCCTGCTATAACCGATGCTGAAgctgacagcagcatcgtATCAGAAGCAGGTGCTACTGGAAATGCGTCATCGCTCAATGTTTCACGTACAGCTGGACCCGCTCTTAAATCGCAACGGTCTACGAGACTGATCAAGGACGACGTCTATCTACGAGGAAAGACCGAGGCATTATCATTACCAGATCTATCATCGTCTAGTTATCGTAACAGAGCTAACTCAGACGCGTCTCCACCTCTGTCGCCTGTGATTGTTGGCCGTCGAGTGACTTCGAATCCTACTAGTCAGGTTCCTCGACAAGAGCTGGTTCGACAATTGAAAACCAATTACTTCCGCTGTGAGACACAGTTTGTATATGCATTGCAGTCTATTTCCACGCGACTTTTGCAAGTTCCAAAACAGGCACGACTAGCAGCTCTTCGCGTCGAGCTTGCTCTTATAAATAGAGACCTTCCAGCTGAAGTTGATATTCCTCTGCTACTTCCGACCCGCACCAACGGACCTAATCCAACCCAGAATAGAATAGTTCGCATATCCCCAGCCGAAGCTACAGTACTAAATTCAGCTGAAAAAGTCCCCTTCCTAATGTTAATTGAGTTTCTTCGCGATGATGTCGATTTCAACCCGGACAGCGAGAAAAATAAGCATCTGTTATCGAATAAAACTGACAGGAGGTATATTTTCGACATGGCGTATCTCCATGACCAACGTAAAAAAGAACGTGgtattgctggtgatgCATCCACAGAAATtgcagatgatgaagatgatgatgtcgaCTATAATGAATTAAATGGTAACGATGAACTAATTCCACCAACAGAAGAACGAGATGTTGGCGATATGTCCATGGTCGGTCTATACTACGAGGGACACAGTGGTCAACCAGATGCTCTAACGGCTTCTATATCTGCCTTACCGTTCCACGCTAGCCACAACgactcttcatcttcaccacGGGCGTCTAATTTATCATTCTCTTCATCCTATGTGAGCCCAGCTTCAAGCTCCTcaaacaataataatattgacATCACCGATCTTGCAACACATATGCGAACAGCAGCCATCATGTTAACCCAGTTGGATGGAGCTAATGGTTCAAAACTTCCCAGAGACGAGATAGCGTCTATCAAAGCTAAGATCATTGCCAATATGCAAAGCATGGAAGACCATACCATGAATCCAACAACCATTTTCAAGGGAGAAGCGGGTGAGCGAAAGCTGGAGAACGACTTGAAAACAGCCGGTATTGGTGCGAGCGATGATCCCAGCGCTGCTAATCTAGGAGAAGACTGGACTCTGCGTAAAGAGAGGATCAGACGAACCTCGCCATATGGTCACCTGCCCAACTGGGACCTGTTTTCCGTGATTGCAAAGACCGGATTTGATCTTAGACAAGAAGCATTTGCATGCCAGCTGATTGAGGCAAGCAATAAAATATGGGCAGATAGCGGCGTGTCTGTGTgggtgaagaagatgcgAATTCTGATTACTAGTGAGTCGACTGGTCTTGTAGAAACAATTACCAACGGGTTGAGTATCCATTCAATTAAGAAAGCTCTCACCAATGCATCTATTGCTAATGGAACCAATCCCAAGGGTACTATTGCATCGCTTTCAGAACATTTTGAAAAGAAGTTTGGTGCCCGAGGCTCCGATACACACAACGAAGCATTATCATGTTTTGCCAAAAGTTTAGCTCCATACTCGATCCTGTCGTACATTCTACAAATCAAAGATAGGCACAATGGTAACATTCTTCTCGACAATTATGGTCACATCATCCACATTGACTTTGGATTTCTACTATCGAACTCACCGGGACAATTTGGATTCGAGGCTGCTCCATTTAAGCTGACCCAAGAATATGTTGACCTCATGGGCGGTGTAGACTCGGAATACTTTCAGCAGTTCCGATATCTTCTGAAACAGACATTCAAGACGCTCAGAAAACACGCAGAATCAATAATAATCCTGGTGGAAATGATGTCGCGGGATTCCAACCTGCCATGCTTCTCGTCAGGACCGGCGACCTCGCTGCAGCTGCGGCAGCGATTTCAACTACACCTGAGTGACACGGAAGTCGACCAGTTCGTAGACAACGTGCTCATCCAAAAAAGTCTCGGCAGCATCTACACCAGACTGTACGACCAGTTCCAGCTGCTCACCCAAGGTATATATAGTTGA
- a CDS encoding putative mitochondrial Complex I, 40kd subunit (potential mitochondrial NADH-Ubiquinone Oxidoreductase Complex I subunit similar to N. crassa and mammalian 40kd subunits; allele of CaO19.1682) translates to MTVSAIGSSIGRRGIQTFENLDSQVNITRTGKTLITQGTGGRSSRTGYTATVFGAPGFLGTVLTAKLARQGTITVAPFREEIHKRHLKVTGDLGVVNFMEWDIRNIKSIEDSVKHSDIVYNLVGRNYTTKNFSYHDVNVEGAKRIAEAVKKFNVPRLVHVSSHSVDPNSASEFYRTKALGEEVVRDIIPDATIVRPGPMYGLGDKFLNKLAQQKYVLLPNEGKETFYPTLVNDVATALEKIGYDDSTAGKTFELNGPKLYTKSELLDAIRDATKNEIKDVNISKGAYQAISKLAQNLFWATTSPDEIERMFIDQVVDKNALGFGDLGITPKSLESRILHLLRFHRSNVYLHETVEAEAARKKDEETYTNIIDRL, encoded by the coding sequence ATGACAGTGTCAGCCATTGGTTCCTCCATTGGTAGACGTGGAATCCAAACTTTTGAGAACCTGGATTCACAAGTTAATATCACCAGAACTGGCAAAACTCTTATCACACAAGGTACCGGTGGCAGATCGTCGAGAACCGGGTATACTGCGACAGTATTCGGCGCTCCTGGTTTCTTGGGAACCGTTCTCACTGCTAAACTTGCTCGTCAAGGTACTATCACAGTTGCTCCTTTTAGAGAGGAGATTCACAAGAGACACCTCAAGGTCACAGGAGATTTGGGTGTCGTCAACTTCATGGAATGGGATATTCGAAACATCAAGTCCATTGAGGATTCCGTCAAGCACTCCGATATCGTTTATAATCTGGTCGGCCGTAATTACACCACCAAAAACTTCAGTTATCACGACGTAAATGTCGAGGGAGCCAAGCGTATTGCTGAGGCTGTCAAGAAGTTCAACGTCCCCAGACTTGTTCACGTTTCTTCTCACAGTGTCGACCCCAATTCGGCGTCGGAGTTCTACAGAACCAAGGCTCTCGGTGAAGAGGTCGTCAGAGATATCATTCCCGATGCCACTATCGTCCGTCCTGGTCCCATGTATGGCTTGGGTGATAAATTCCTTAACAAATTAGCCCAACAAAAGTATGTTTTACTACCTAATGAAGGTAAGGAGACATTCTATCCTACATTAGTCAACGATGTGGCTACTGCACTTGAAAAGATTGGATATGACGATTCCACTGCTGGCAAGACCTTTGAACTCAACGGACCCAAGCTGTACACCAAATCCGAGCTTCTCGACGCTATTCGTGACGCTACTAAGAACGAGATCAAGGACGTCAACATCTCCAAGGGCGCTTACCAGGCCATTTCCAAGCTGGCTCAAAACCTTTTCTGGGCCACCACCTCACCAGACGAGATCGAGCGTATGTTCATTGACCAGGTGGTCGACAAAAACGCCCTTGGCTTTGGTGACCTCGGCATCACCCCCAAGTCGCTCGAGTCCCGCATCCTGCACCTGCTCCGTTTCCACAGATCCAACGTGTACCTCCACGAGACTGTCGAGGCCGAAGCTGCCCGTAAGAAGGACGAGGAGACCTACACTAATATCATCGACCGTCTGTAG